A portion of the Flavobacterium limnophilum genome contains these proteins:
- the pepE gene encoding dipeptidase PepE, with the protein MSKNLIIASTSTLHGGDYLEYLLPELSVHFKHCKTILFIPFARPGGISHEEYTAKVASAFAKINKKVKGIHEFEDLSTAITNAQGIFTGGGNTFLLVTQLYKNKIMTVLAETVKRGTPYLGTSAGSNICGLTMQTTNDMPIIYPPSFVTLGLIPFNLNPHYLDPDFDSTHMGETREMRINEFHSFNNVPVLGLREGSWLEVKGDKTTLKGTLQARLFMPNQTAVEIKSGMDLSYLK; encoded by the coding sequence ATGAGTAAAAATTTAATTATTGCCAGCACATCCACGCTTCACGGAGGAGATTATTTAGAGTATTTATTACCCGAATTAAGTGTTCATTTCAAACATTGTAAAACAATATTATTTATACCATTTGCAAGACCTGGCGGAATTTCACACGAAGAATACACTGCAAAAGTTGCTTCGGCTTTCGCCAAAATAAATAAAAAAGTTAAAGGCATTCACGAATTTGAAGATTTATCCACAGCAATCACCAATGCACAAGGAATTTTTACCGGTGGAGGAAACACTTTTTTGTTGGTAACCCAATTGTACAAGAACAAGATTATGACCGTTCTTGCCGAAACCGTAAAAAGAGGAACTCCTTATTTAGGCACAAGCGCTGGAAGCAATATTTGCGGACTGACAATGCAAACCACGAATGACATGCCCATTATTTATCCACCCAGTTTTGTAACATTGGGATTGATTCCTTTTAATTTGAACCCTCATTATCTTGATCCAGATTTCGACTCAACACATATGGGAGAAACCCGTGAAATGAGAATAAACGAGTTTCATTCGTTCAATAATGTTCCCGTTTTAGGACTTAGAGAAGGAAGTTGGCTGGAAGTAAAAGGAGACAAAACAACTTTGAAAGGCACACTGCAGGCTAGACTCTTTATGCCGAATCAAACTGCAGTGGAAATTAAAAGCGGAATGGACTTGAGTTATTTAAAATAA
- a CDS encoding GNAT family N-acetyltransferase, with amino-acid sequence MAIIKKIATTETYPVRLPVLRKGKPVESCRFDGDDLETTLHFGLFLDQELVGIVSLFKKNNPVFLEKNQLQIQGMAVLENHRKKDFGKALIIQCEEECKNQGADLIWFNARMEACGFYEKMGYQKTGTPFAIPDVGEHIIMFKNNKNE; translated from the coding sequence ATGGCAATTATAAAAAAAATAGCAACCACAGAGACCTATCCTGTAAGGCTTCCCGTGCTTCGAAAAGGAAAACCTGTAGAGAGTTGCCGCTTTGATGGTGACGACTTGGAAACAACTCTTCATTTTGGACTTTTTTTGGATCAGGAATTAGTTGGCATCGTTTCATTGTTCAAAAAAAACAACCCTGTTTTCTTGGAAAAAAACCAGTTACAAATTCAAGGTATGGCTGTTTTGGAAAATCACAGAAAAAAAGATTTTGGCAAAGCACTCATCATCCAATGCGAAGAAGAATGCAAAAATCAAGGTGCGGACTTGATTTGGTTCAATGCGAGAATGGAAGCCTGCGGATTCTATGAAAAAATGGGATACCAAAAAACAGGCACACCTTTTGCAATTCCCGATGTTGGAGAACATATCATAATGTTTAAAAATAATAAAAATGAATAA
- a CDS encoding L,D-transpeptidase family protein — protein sequence MNKFFILFLIFNVFSCEKEVTKKKATLSSSTPIPAIQPEAKTFLVDSALVQSFKNKLLNELYKSTDHKIIWLSGENRKIILEELYNSEDEGLNPADYNVNKLRKFERKITSLNNQEMANYDILLSQSFQKYISHLSNGRLNPRELYKNWDLKENKIDINKTIVNLLKSDSLAYKIELLKPQHLVYKKLKKALKIINTLPKDAFKRIEITNKIVQNDTNPSLIGIKKRLIYWKDMQSKDSLTPIYDEETAQAIKKFQTRHGLAADGVIGKGTVASLNFSKKQRREQIIANMERWKWFPKEMGNEYIIINIPDYKLTLVKNQDTIRTHKAIVGRAKRKTPVLTSKLTQAIFNPTWTVPPTILREDVIPAILKNRNYLAQTNIKLYDKNGNLVPASNWRLSNANSYRYVQSPGTFNSLGMVKLTFPNRFSVYLHDTNHKEFFTKSERSLSSGCIRVDNPLELTEYLLDDAAYWNLEKITETLQSEKTKQINIKKQVQIHVLYWTAWSEKNTLIFRDDIYDLDADLYDKLRS from the coding sequence ATGAATAAATTTTTTATTTTATTTCTGATATTCAATGTTTTCAGTTGTGAAAAAGAAGTAACAAAAAAGAAAGCAACTCTTAGTTCATCAACTCCAATTCCGGCAATTCAACCAGAAGCAAAAACATTTCTGGTCGACAGTGCTTTGGTACAATCTTTCAAAAACAAATTACTCAATGAGTTGTATAAATCTACCGATCATAAAATTATTTGGCTATCAGGAGAAAACAGAAAAATTATCTTGGAAGAACTCTACAATTCCGAAGACGAAGGACTAAATCCCGCTGATTACAATGTAAATAAGTTGAGAAAATTTGAAAGAAAAATCACCAGTCTAAACAATCAGGAAATGGCAAATTATGACATTTTACTTTCTCAAAGCTTTCAAAAATACATTTCACACTTATCCAATGGAAGGTTAAATCCCCGAGAATTGTACAAAAACTGGGATTTGAAAGAAAACAAAATAGACATTAACAAAACAATAGTCAATCTACTTAAAAGTGACTCGTTGGCCTATAAAATTGAACTTTTGAAACCCCAGCATCTTGTTTACAAAAAACTAAAAAAAGCCCTCAAAATAATTAACACTTTACCAAAAGATGCTTTTAAAAGAATAGAAATAACAAATAAAATTGTTCAAAACGACACCAATCCCTCTTTAATTGGCATCAAAAAAAGACTAATTTATTGGAAAGACATGCAATCAAAAGACAGCTTGACACCTATTTATGACGAAGAAACCGCCCAAGCCATAAAAAAATTTCAAACTCGCCACGGATTGGCGGCGGATGGAGTTATTGGAAAAGGAACTGTTGCATCGCTTAACTTTTCGAAAAAACAGCGTAGAGAGCAAATCATTGCCAACATGGAACGATGGAAATGGTTTCCAAAAGAAATGGGAAACGAATATATAATCATCAATATTCCTGATTATAAATTAACCTTGGTTAAAAATCAAGACACGATCAGGACGCATAAAGCAATTGTTGGAAGAGCTAAAAGAAAAACTCCAGTTTTGACTTCAAAGTTGACACAAGCGATTTTTAATCCTACTTGGACCGTTCCTCCAACTATTCTGAGAGAAGACGTAATCCCGGCCATTTTAAAAAACCGAAACTATTTAGCCCAAACAAACATCAAATTATATGACAAAAACGGAAACTTAGTTCCTGCAAGCAATTGGAGATTATCCAATGCAAATAGCTATCGTTATGTACAAAGCCCCGGAACCTTTAATTCGCTGGGAATGGTCAAGCTGACTTTTCCTAATCGTTTTTCTGTGTATTTACACGATACAAATCATAAAGAATTTTTCACAAAATCCGAACGTTCCTTGAGTTCAGGCTGTATCAGGGTTGACAATCCATTAGAACTAACCGAATATTTATTAGACGACGCAGCCTATTGGAATTTAGAAAAAATTACCGAAACGCTCCAAAGCGAGAAAACGAAACAGATTAACATAAAAAAACAAGTCCAAATCCATGTCCTATATTGGACAGCTTGGAGCGAAAAAAACACCCTGATTTTTAGAGATGATATCTACGATCTGGATGCCGATTTGTATGACAAACTAAGAAGCTGA
- a CDS encoding murein L,D-transpeptidase catalytic domain family protein, whose amino-acid sequence MIYKMFLAVLFLLFSFYFKEEKFTNPENSKKPEVAIVSKPSFESNVEVIYKSLNTNQFALPNIESFKEALKGFYLLKEKGLIQKNIITLVDFSLSSNVKRLWVIDLGTNTILYNSLVAHGRNTGEEFANSFSNANKSFKSSLGFYVTGEVYKGKHGMSLKLDGLEKGVNDNARERGVVMHSANYVSNAFIKCNKRLGRSLGCPAIPQEVLSEIVNTIKNKSCLFIYHPSRTFKEIFDSAS is encoded by the coding sequence ATGATTTATAAGATGTTTCTTGCTGTTTTGTTTCTTTTGTTTTCGTTTTATTTCAAAGAAGAAAAATTTACCAATCCCGAAAATTCCAAAAAGCCAGAAGTTGCCATTGTGTCTAAACCTAGCTTCGAGTCTAATGTAGAAGTGATTTATAAGTCGCTTAATACTAATCAATTTGCCTTGCCTAATATCGAAAGTTTTAAAGAAGCCTTGAAAGGGTTTTATCTTTTGAAAGAAAAAGGATTGATACAAAAAAACATAATAACCTTGGTGGATTTTAGTTTGTCTTCTAATGTTAAAAGGCTTTGGGTGATTGATTTAGGTACAAATACCATTTTGTATAATTCCTTGGTTGCCCACGGACGAAATACTGGCGAGGAGTTTGCCAACAGTTTTTCGAATGCCAATAAATCCTTTAAAAGTAGTTTGGGATTTTATGTCACGGGTGAAGTATATAAAGGAAAACATGGAATGTCTTTGAAATTGGACGGTCTAGAAAAAGGTGTGAACGACAATGCCAGAGAAAGAGGCGTGGTAATGCATTCGGCAAATTATGTTTCAAACGCATTTATCAAGTGTAATAAAAGATTGGGAAGAAGCCTGGGTTGTCCAGCTATTCCGCAAGAAGTACTCAGTGAAATCGTTAACACGATAAAAAACAAATCCTGTTTGTTTATATATCATCCTTCAAGAACTTTTAAAGAAATTTTTGATTCAGCTTCTTAG
- a CDS encoding DUF5916 domain-containing protein, whose product MENIVIDGKSNEETWKSAPIATDFVMYEPDNGKPISDSKKTEVKILYDNTAIYVLAILRDEEPNKISKELTNRDVAGISDQFMVSINGYNDGQQDFRFYVSAAGVQMDCLAIEDNEDYTWDAIWSSEVSLTDFGWVVEMKIPYAALRFSKAEKQTWGINFMREIKRDFQKYTWNHIDTKIGSIITQEGILEGIENIKTPTRLFFIPYTSAYYQQNGSDSDKTFKAGMDIKYGINDAFTLDAILVPDFGQTKFDNAILNLEPFEQQLNENRPFFTEATDLFAKGGLFYSRRIGGEPFIEPETKVNEEITDYPSTVDLINAVKVSGRTYKGLGIGVLNAVTEKTYATIRDTITNVSRKEVIEPLANYNVLVFDQRFNQNSSVSFVNTNTVRNGSFRDANASALLFDLNTKSNTYNLFGDFKYSYINEEEDYDGFKTALNFAKTSGKFRYLFSTKYLSENYDINDLGIIFVTNYHAAYAETSYRIVNPTKVFNTFKASQNINIERQNTTGKTQEAWYQIIAKATTLKNHYLEFLFQINPLDRFDFYEPREIGKYVYIPKSASIYSRYGSDQNKKFSTDIDGTIEKFDEDKRATYAISPGLKYRFNDKFSLFYNFAYTHMINDRGWVGFDNDDIIFAERNREIVQHDLTGKYSITNKMTFNLIARYYWSYSENHEFFTLQDDGYLTPNPSYSENKNRNFNSWNLDFSYSWWFAPGSELSVLYRNYAQESTNLVEKNAHTNLENVFDGNLTNIFSISLRYYIDYNSLKNKR is encoded by the coding sequence ATGGAAAACATCGTCATTGACGGAAAAAGCAACGAAGAAACTTGGAAATCTGCCCCAATTGCGACAGATTTTGTTATGTATGAACCTGATAATGGAAAACCCATCAGCGACAGCAAGAAGACAGAGGTAAAAATTCTCTATGACAATACCGCCATTTATGTATTGGCCATATTACGCGATGAGGAACCCAATAAAATTTCAAAAGAATTAACTAATCGTGATGTTGCCGGAATTTCAGATCAATTTATGGTTTCCATCAATGGATACAATGATGGTCAGCAGGATTTCAGGTTTTATGTAAGTGCCGCCGGCGTTCAAATGGATTGTTTGGCCATAGAAGACAACGAGGATTATACCTGGGACGCCATTTGGAGCAGCGAAGTAAGCCTAACCGATTTTGGATGGGTTGTAGAAATGAAAATTCCTTATGCTGCATTACGATTTTCAAAAGCCGAAAAACAAACTTGGGGCATCAATTTTATGCGCGAGATAAAACGGGATTTCCAAAAATATACTTGGAATCACATTGATACCAAAATAGGTTCCATAATTACGCAAGAAGGAATTCTGGAAGGAATTGAAAACATAAAAACGCCTACCAGACTTTTCTTTATACCATATACTTCGGCTTATTATCAACAAAATGGATCCGATTCCGACAAAACGTTTAAAGCAGGAATGGACATCAAATATGGAATAAACGATGCATTTACACTTGACGCCATATTAGTTCCTGACTTTGGACAAACCAAGTTTGACAATGCCATTTTGAATCTGGAGCCTTTCGAGCAGCAACTCAACGAAAACAGGCCTTTTTTTACCGAAGCAACCGACTTGTTTGCAAAAGGCGGCTTGTTTTATTCCAGAAGAATTGGTGGCGAACCATTTATCGAACCCGAAACAAAGGTTAACGAAGAAATTACCGACTATCCAAGCACTGTCGATTTAATCAATGCCGTAAAAGTTTCAGGTCGGACATACAAAGGTTTAGGAATTGGAGTTTTGAATGCCGTTACCGAAAAAACATATGCCACCATTCGCGACACCATAACAAATGTATCAAGAAAAGAGGTTATTGAACCATTGGCCAATTATAATGTTTTGGTTTTTGACCAACGCTTTAATCAAAACTCATCCGTTTCCTTTGTGAATACAAATACCGTTAGAAATGGCAGTTTTCGTGATGCCAATGCTTCAGCTTTATTGTTTGATTTGAACACAAAATCCAATACATACAATTTGTTTGGAGACTTTAAATATAGCTACATCAATGAAGAGGAAGATTATGACGGTTTCAAAACAGCCCTGAATTTTGCGAAAACCAGTGGAAAATTCAGGTATTTGTTTTCGACAAAATACCTGTCCGAGAATTACGATATTAATGATTTGGGAATCATTTTTGTTACAAATTACCACGCCGCTTATGCCGAAACAAGTTATAGAATCGTGAACCCGACAAAAGTTTTTAATACTTTCAAAGCCTCTCAAAACATAAATATTGAAAGACAAAATACGACTGGTAAAACCCAGGAAGCCTGGTATCAGATTATTGCCAAAGCAACGACATTAAAAAACCATTATCTTGAATTTCTTTTTCAAATCAACCCATTAGATCGATTTGATTTTTACGAACCACGTGAAATTGGGAAATATGTTTACATCCCTAAAAGCGCATCTATATATTCTCGTTACGGATCCGACCAAAACAAGAAATTTAGCACTGATATAGACGGAACTATTGAAAAATTTGATGAAGATAAAAGAGCAACATATGCCATATCTCCTGGTCTAAAATACCGATTTAACGATAAATTTTCATTGTTTTACAACTTTGCATACACTCACATGATAAATGACAGAGGCTGGGTTGGTTTTGACAATGACGACATTATTTTTGCTGAACGCAATCGAGAAATTGTGCAACATGATTTAACGGGCAAATATTCCATTACCAACAAAATGACTTTTAATCTTATTGCAAGATATTATTGGTCCTATTCTGAAAACCACGAATTTTTCACACTTCAAGACGATGGTTATTTAACGCCAAACCCAAGTTATTCAGAAAACAAAAACAGAAATTTCAACTCATGGAATTTAGATTTTTCCTACTCTTGGTGGTTTGCCCCAGGAAGCGAACTTTCTGTCTTATATAGAAATTATGCACAAGAAAGCACAAACCTTGTCGAAAAAAATGCACATACAAACCTTGAAAATGTTTTTGACGGCAACTTGACCAATATTTTTTCGATCAGCCTACGCTACTACATTGACTACAATTCCCTGAAAAACAAACGTTAA
- the gpmI gene encoding 2,3-bisphosphoglycerate-independent phosphoglycerate mutase, with amino-acid sequence MNKKVILMILDGWGKSPDPKVSAIDNADIPFINSLYTKYPSAQLRTDGLNVGLPEGQMGNSEVGHMNLGAGRIIYQDLAKINLAVENKTLNTEPVLVDAFQYAKDKNVDVHFLGLVSDGGVHSHTSHLRGLIDATQDFGLQKVFVHAFTDGRDVDPKSGAKYIQDLENYISKTTVKIASVVGRYYAMDRDKRWERVKIAYDLLVNGTGTHSKNVAKNIEESYAKDITDEFIDPIIAVDENDKPLSTIKEGDVVIFFNFRTDRGRELTETLSQQDFHEQNMHKLNLYYVTLTNYDETYQNVKVVYNKDNITETLGEVLEKAGKKQIRIAETEKYPHVTFFFSGGRELPFEGESRILKNSPKVATYDLQPEMSAYELADALVPELEKGEVDFVCLNFANGDMVGHTGVMSAAIKACEAVDKCVEKVITAALANGYTTLVIADHGNCETMINPDGSPNTAHTTNPVPFILVDPELKEVHDGVLGDMAPTILELMGIEKPAIMTRHSLL; translated from the coding sequence ATGAACAAAAAAGTAATCCTCATGATCCTGGACGGTTGGGGAAAATCTCCAGACCCGAAAGTTTCAGCAATTGACAATGCAGACATTCCTTTCATCAATAGTTTATATACAAAATACCCAAGCGCACAGCTTCGAACCGACGGCTTGAACGTGGGCTTGCCAGAAGGACAAATGGGAAATTCTGAGGTTGGACACATGAACCTTGGCGCAGGAAGAATTATATACCAAGATTTGGCCAAAATAAATCTTGCCGTAGAAAACAAAACATTAAACACCGAACCTGTATTAGTTGACGCCTTCCAATATGCCAAAGACAAAAATGTGGACGTGCATTTTCTTGGATTGGTTTCAGATGGCGGCGTGCATTCCCATACTTCTCACTTAAGAGGTTTGATTGACGCAACCCAAGATTTTGGATTGCAAAAAGTCTTCGTTCACGCCTTCACGGATGGTCGCGACGTAGATCCAAAATCAGGAGCAAAATATATTCAAGATTTAGAAAATTATATTTCAAAAACAACGGTAAAAATTGCATCGGTAGTTGGAAGATATTATGCCATGGATCGTGACAAACGTTGGGAAAGAGTTAAAATCGCCTATGATCTATTGGTAAACGGAACCGGAACCCATTCGAAAAACGTTGCAAAAAACATCGAAGAAAGTTATGCAAAAGACATAACCGACGAATTTATCGATCCAATTATTGCCGTTGACGAAAATGACAAACCGTTATCTACCATAAAAGAAGGTGATGTCGTGATTTTCTTCAACTTTAGAACGGATAGAGGACGTGAATTGACCGAAACTTTGTCGCAACAAGATTTCCACGAGCAAAACATGCACAAACTTAATTTGTACTATGTTACGCTTACCAACTATGACGAAACCTACCAAAACGTAAAAGTGGTTTACAACAAAGACAATATCACCGAAACCCTTGGTGAAGTTTTGGAAAAAGCAGGCAAAAAACAAATAAGAATCGCCGAAACAGAAAAATATCCTCACGTTACATTCTTCTTTTCTGGAGGTAGAGAATTACCTTTCGAAGGTGAAAGCCGAATCCTGAAAAACTCTCCAAAAGTAGCCACTTACGATTTGCAACCAGAAATGAGTGCTTATGAACTGGCTGATGCATTAGTACCAGAATTGGAAAAAGGCGAAGTGGATTTTGTTTGCCTCAATTTTGCCAATGGAGACATGGTAGGACATACTGGAGTGATGAGTGCGGCAATAAAAGCGTGTGAAGCCGTTGACAAATGTGTCGAAAAAGTAATCACTGCGGCTTTGGCCAATGGTTACACAACATTGGTGATTGCAGACCACGGTAACTGCGAAACGATGATAAATCCTGATGGAAGTCCAAACACGGCGCATACCACAAATCCAGTTCCTTTTATTTTAGTTGATCCAGAATTAAAAGAAGTTCACGACGGAGTTTTGGGAGATATGGCCCCAACCATCTTGGAATTGATGGGAATTGAAAAACCCGCAATTATGACCAGACATTCACTACTATAA
- a CDS encoding acetyl-CoA hydrolase/transferase family protein: MSKYVTAEEAVKVVKSGDRIYLQAAAAAPTLLANALTERASELRNVEICHLHIEGEARYANPELADSFHVNSFFIGTNVRHTLVSGNGSYTPVFLSELPYLFRKKVLPLDVVFIHVSPPDSHGYCSLGVSVEATLAAIESSKKVIAQVNPQMPRTFGDGILHISEIDFLVEINTPIYGHETEKISPLEDKIGNYIASLIEDESTLQMGIGSIPNAALSKLSNHKNLGLHTEMFTDGVIDLIESNVINGNYKGTGRGRALATFLIGSQRLYDFVHDNPFIEMKESSYVNDTARIRKNPKMVAINSAIEVDITGQVCADSIGARMYSGVGGQMDFIRGASLSDGGKAIIALPSITKNGDSRIVPFLKQGAGVVSTRSHVQYIITENGIADLYGKTLKQRAIEMTKIAHPNHQEWIDREYYSLINAK, from the coding sequence ATGAGCAAATATGTGACTGCCGAAGAAGCAGTGAAAGTTGTAAAATCAGGTGACAGAATATATCTTCAAGCCGCCGCCGCCGCACCTACACTATTGGCAAATGCCTTGACAGAAAGAGCTTCAGAATTAAGAAATGTAGAAATATGTCATTTACACATAGAAGGCGAAGCGCGTTATGCGAATCCAGAATTGGCCGACAGTTTCCACGTGAATTCTTTTTTTATCGGGACAAATGTAAGGCACACCCTAGTTTCGGGAAATGGTTCCTACACGCCGGTTTTTTTAAGTGAATTGCCTTATCTTTTCAGGAAAAAAGTATTGCCCTTGGATGTGGTTTTTATTCACGTATCGCCACCGGACAGCCACGGATATTGTTCTCTTGGAGTTTCGGTAGAAGCTACATTGGCGGCAATTGAAAGTTCCAAAAAAGTAATTGCTCAGGTGAATCCGCAAATGCCGCGAACTTTTGGAGACGGCATTCTTCATATTTCCGAAATTGATTTTTTGGTTGAAATTAATACGCCAATTTACGGTCACGAAACGGAAAAAATTTCCCCATTGGAAGACAAAATAGGCAATTATATAGCTTCCTTGATTGAAGATGAAAGCACTTTGCAAATGGGAATTGGTTCCATACCAAATGCAGCTTTGTCTAAATTGTCCAATCATAAAAACTTGGGATTGCACACCGAAATGTTTACCGATGGCGTGATTGATTTAATCGAAAGTAACGTCATTAACGGCAATTATAAAGGAACGGGCAGGGGCAGGGCATTGGCCACTTTTTTGATTGGTTCCCAACGATTGTATGATTTTGTACATGACAATCCTTTTATAGAAATGAAGGAGTCATCGTATGTCAATGATACGGCAAGAATTCGAAAAAATCCAAAAATGGTTGCCATCAATTCAGCCATAGAAGTGGATATTACGGGTCAAGTTTGCGCCGATTCCATTGGTGCAAGAATGTATTCCGGCGTCGGCGGTCAAATGGATTTTATTCGCGGTGCTTCATTGAGCGACGGTGGAAAAGCAATTATTGCGCTACCTTCCATAACAAAAAATGGGGATAGCAGAATTGTCCCTTTTTTAAAACAAGGAGCGGGCGTGGTTTCGACACGTTCCCACGTACAATATATTATCACCGAAAACGGAATCGCTGATTTATATGGCAAAACGCTGAAACAACGCGCCATTGAAATGACCAAAATTGCACATCCAAACCATCAAGAATGGATTGACAGGGAATATTACAGTTTGATAAATGCCAAATAA
- a CDS encoding TetR/AcrR family transcriptional regulator: MDQILSNIKIQLNEKLYVKDPETSALGKKIIQESILLIDNIGFEEFTFKKLGEKIGSNESSIYRYFENKHKLLVYLSSWYWSWIEYRLVFATSNYSDSLEKLKKAISIVTEKVEDDQKTLHINESILNKIIIAEFTKTFHTKEVDQENKEGFYFIYIRVINRITSFIKEVNPEYLYAKSLASSIVEGALHQHFLKDHMQSVTDCNQTTSPTDFYFNLIENLLKK, encoded by the coding sequence ATGGATCAAATTTTATCAAATATAAAAATTCAATTAAACGAAAAGCTCTATGTAAAAGATCCTGAAACTTCTGCATTAGGCAAGAAAATTATTCAAGAAAGTATCCTTTTGATTGACAATATCGGCTTTGAGGAATTTACATTTAAAAAACTGGGAGAAAAAATTGGTTCCAATGAAAGTTCTATCTACCGTTATTTCGAAAATAAACATAAATTATTAGTCTATTTATCATCGTGGTATTGGAGTTGGATTGAATACCGATTAGTTTTTGCTACATCAAATTATTCTGATTCTTTGGAAAAACTAAAAAAAGCCATTTCAATAGTCACTGAAAAGGTAGAAGACGACCAAAAAACACTGCACATCAATGAATCTATTTTGAACAAAATCATTATTGCAGAGTTTACCAAAACTTTCCACACCAAAGAAGTGGACCAAGAAAACAAAGAAGGTTTTTATTTTATCTACATCAGGGTCATTAATAGAATAACATCTTTTATAAAAGAAGTAAACCCAGAATATTTATATGCCAAAAGCCTTGCCTCAAGTATTGTTGAAGGAGCTTTACACCAGCACTTTTTAAAAGATCACATGCAATCTGTCACCGATTGTAACCAGACGACAAGTCCAACAGATTTTTATTTCAACCTTATTGAAAATTTACTCAAAAAATAA